A region from the Acyrthosiphon pisum isolate AL4f chromosome A1, pea_aphid_22Mar2018_4r6ur, whole genome shotgun sequence genome encodes:
- the LOC115033756 gene encoding uncharacterized protein LOC115033756 isoform X1, with amino-acid sequence MKLKGFDAKNNIGTLNKEWLLIDLNALDEKENLTPLGFNLAKLDIVFDVLRLNNLKPNE; translated from the exons ATGAAGTTAAAAGGATTCGATGCAAAAAATAACATTGGAACTCTTAATAAAGAATGG ctatTGATAGACTTGAATGCTTTGGACGAAAAAGAAAATCTCACTCCATTAGGTTTTAATTTGGCAAAATTGGATATTGTATTTGATGTATTAAGGTTAAATAACCTCAAACCTAATGAATGA
- the LOC115033756 gene encoding ATP-dependent DNA/RNA helicase DHX36-like isoform X2, which translates to MNPPETKALEVALKLLIDLNALDEKENLTPLGFNLAKLDIVFDVLRLNNLKPNE; encoded by the exons ATGAATCCACCAGAAACCAAAGCCCTTGAAGTagctttaaaa ctatTGATAGACTTGAATGCTTTGGACGAAAAAGAAAATCTCACTCCATTAGGTTTTAATTTGGCAAAATTGGATATTGTATTTGATGTATTAAGGTTAAATAACCTCAAACCTAATGAATGA